From a region of the Thermogemmatispora onikobensis genome:
- a CDS encoding dihydroorotase → MPTILKGALVLPDRILNGTITVVDGRIARIEEGFPDRGEGETFDFRGKYLLPGLIEVHGHMREPGLEYKEDIAHGTRAGLAGGYTTILDMPNTRPPTTTAGRVDEQIQRYAARSYCDFAINMGVSREEIDELRAVDPDKITGVKIFAAGHQSAPTTIPHLSDLARIFAILGERGLMAIVHAENQELIDYFLHHYRDIAGRHDPAAWGEVRNLSVVLTSVLEMISLAKYFGVKLYLLHLSTPEEFAAVDFGRRIGVEVYGEVTTAHLAFSSADYARYGNLINIAPALRSPEAQDQLWQLLRAGKIDTVVTDHAPHTLAEKQKASVWEVASGMPGLQEAIPVLVSNWIQRFGRETLEEGLIRIAQVTSGNIARIFGFEQKGALAVGKDADIVVIDTERTWRVRKEDLYTKNQWSVYEGLELLGRPLATFLRGQLVYHNGQIIGEPQGQRLKRRAA, encoded by the coding sequence ATGCCAACAATCCTCAAGGGAGCGCTCGTGCTGCCCGATCGCATTCTCAACGGAACGATCACCGTCGTCGATGGTAGAATCGCCCGCATAGAAGAGGGTTTCCCTGACCGGGGTGAAGGAGAGACCTTTGATTTCCGGGGAAAGTACCTGCTGCCCGGCCTGATCGAAGTGCATGGCCACATGCGTGAGCCGGGTCTGGAGTACAAGGAAGATATTGCCCATGGAACGCGGGCCGGTCTGGCTGGAGGCTATACCACCATTTTAGACATGCCCAATACCAGGCCGCCGACCACGACCGCGGGGCGGGTTGACGAGCAGATCCAGCGGTATGCAGCGCGCTCCTACTGCGACTTTGCCATCAACATGGGGGTCTCGCGCGAGGAGATCGATGAACTAAGGGCGGTTGATCCTGACAAGATCACCGGGGTCAAGATTTTCGCCGCCGGCCACCAGAGCGCGCCGACGACTATTCCGCACCTGAGCGACCTGGCCCGTATCTTTGCCATTCTGGGCGAGCGGGGCCTGATGGCCATTGTCCACGCCGAAAATCAGGAGCTTATCGATTACTTTCTGCATCACTACCGTGATATCGCAGGTCGACACGATCCAGCGGCCTGGGGAGAGGTGCGCAACCTCTCGGTCGTCTTGACCTCTGTCCTGGAGATGATCTCGCTGGCCAAATACTTCGGCGTGAAGCTCTACTTGCTGCATCTCTCGACGCCCGAGGAGTTTGCAGCGGTCGACTTTGGCCGCAGGATTGGGGTGGAGGTCTATGGCGAGGTCACAACGGCCCATCTGGCCTTCAGCAGTGCCGATTATGCCCGCTATGGCAACCTGATCAACATTGCACCAGCCCTCCGCTCCCCGGAGGCGCAAGATCAGCTCTGGCAGCTGCTGCGCGCGGGGAAGATTGACACGGTGGTGACCGATCATGCCCCCCATACACTGGCCGAGAAACAGAAGGCCAGCGTATGGGAAGTGGCCTCGGGCATGCCTGGACTGCAAGAGGCGATCCCTGTCTTAGTCAGCAACTGGATACAGCGTTTTGGGAGAGAGACCCTGGAAGAGGGGCTGATCCGTATCGCTCAGGTCACCTCGGGCAATATCGCGCGCATCTTTGGCTTTGAGCAGAAGGGAGCCCTGGCCGTGGGCAAGGATGCCGATATTGTGGTCATTGATACCGAGCGAACCTGGAGGGTGAGAAAGGAAGATCTCTATACCAAAAATCAGTGGTCGGTCTACGAGGGCCTGGAACTGCTCGGGCGTCCGCTGGCGACCTTTTTGCGCGGCCAGCTCGTCTACCACAATGGCCAGATTATCGGTGAGCCGCAAGGCCAGCGGCTCAAACGAAGAGCGGCCTGA
- a CDS encoding serine/threonine protein kinase, translating into MNPEALIGMKLGTCTLQRLIGQGGMGAVFLAQQSRPRRQVAVKVLFPMASLTPHQLAAFLERFRRETDAAASLEHPNIMPVYEYGEQQGLAYLVMPYVSGGTLRDEMEREGAMALPKVLNYLEQLAAALDFAHERGVIHRDVKPANILKTPDGRLLLTDFGLVKIISEERANQVRLTGPGAPVGTPDYMSPEQVLGQPVDGRADLYSLGVILYQMVTGVAPFRGEAPMQIAAQHLQTPPTSPRVFRPDLPVAAEQVILRALAKNPADRYFSGQEMALAFRLALTSAGITVDTGQNPAIAALGLSGKFAVPGSAGGLLDPRWMTASAHQPAVNMASAPQAQAAQAAPPVQGAPAGDPPAMAFPVPSLKLPAAEPPQPTAKLPTASSASRRGGLLSRTGMFPRVGAGVVPDSAPVQAGPVTNEQPAVLWSTEEQQPNFTDPLPSVVAPAPGSGLLGVREQRPVDNQSQEVQQLSPALPTTTGALAPVAQQTATSPLVKLTGPVKVVKVPVAGQPGRYVTGLLPLATPGTGQGKSAARGERRRTRARMVVTLIVAALILVVGSGLLLLGHLHSGQKMEPQGSATPGLQSTASPMATAANASDVLFSDPLSQNVHDWPTTPADTYAFKDGAYHITNHSQKGIAVVLQSAPFTGPTGYSLTMQEVKGDDANINNSFGLILRFSQQTRSGKTVTTFYSFEVQNIKGGEYRFYKYDDSRGPNNAWGTPIWRKKFGSEFHQGQGPKNVNTLKVFANGSNFTFIVNGKVVGQTKDSSLPSGTVGMLVNLNGTEVAFKNLLITRN; encoded by the coding sequence ATGAATCCTGAAGCTTTGATTGGAATGAAGCTGGGGACCTGCACGCTCCAGCGCTTGATCGGGCAGGGTGGTATGGGCGCGGTCTTCCTGGCACAGCAGTCGCGACCGCGCCGTCAGGTAGCTGTGAAGGTGCTCTTCCCGATGGCCTCGCTGACGCCTCATCAGCTGGCGGCCTTTCTGGAGCGCTTCCGGCGCGAGACGGATGCTGCCGCCTCGCTGGAGCATCCCAATATTATGCCAGTGTATGAGTATGGGGAGCAGCAAGGCCTGGCCTACCTGGTCATGCCCTATGTCAGCGGGGGGACACTGCGCGATGAGATGGAGCGTGAGGGGGCGATGGCCCTGCCCAAGGTGCTCAACTATCTTGAGCAGCTGGCCGCGGCCCTTGATTTCGCTCATGAGCGGGGCGTCATTCACCGTGATGTCAAACCGGCCAATATCTTAAAGACGCCTGATGGCCGCTTGCTACTGACCGATTTCGGTCTGGTGAAAATTATCTCTGAGGAGCGGGCGAACCAGGTGCGCTTGACAGGGCCGGGGGCGCCGGTGGGTACGCCCGATTACATGTCTCCCGAGCAGGTGCTGGGGCAGCCAGTCGATGGGCGGGCCGACCTCTACTCGCTCGGGGTCATTCTCTATCAGATGGTGACGGGTGTGGCGCCATTCCGGGGTGAGGCCCCAATGCAGATCGCTGCTCAGCATCTGCAGACTCCGCCCACGTCACCACGTGTTTTTCGCCCTGATCTTCCTGTTGCTGCAGAGCAGGTGATCCTGCGCGCACTCGCAAAAAATCCTGCCGATCGCTACTTTAGTGGCCAGGAAATGGCTCTGGCCTTTCGCCTGGCTCTGACCTCCGCTGGCATCACTGTCGATACGGGTCAAAATCCCGCCATTGCAGCGCTTGGCCTCTCGGGGAAGTTCGCTGTGCCCGGCAGTGCCGGCGGACTACTTGACCCACGCTGGATGACGGCTAGCGCTCACCAACCTGCCGTCAATATGGCTTCCGCCCCGCAAGCGCAGGCTGCGCAGGCGGCTCCTCCGGTGCAGGGGGCACCCGCTGGCGATCCCCCGGCGATGGCCTTCCCTGTTCCTTCGCTGAAGTTGCCTGCGGCTGAGCCTCCTCAGCCTACGGCGAAGCTCCCAACAGCCAGCAGCGCCAGTCGCCGGGGGGGTCTGCTCTCACGCACCGGGATGTTTCCCCGTGTGGGCGCCGGGGTTGTGCCGGACAGCGCACCTGTTCAGGCTGGCCCAGTCACCAATGAACAGCCAGCCGTGCTCTGGTCGACTGAGGAGCAGCAGCCCAATTTCACCGATCCCCTGCCATCTGTGGTCGCTCCGGCCCCTGGCTCTGGCCTCTTAGGGGTGCGAGAGCAGCGACCCGTGGATAATCAGAGCCAGGAGGTCCAGCAGCTGTCGCCCGCTCTGCCGACAACGACAGGAGCCCTGGCTCCAGTGGCCCAGCAAACGGCCACCTCGCCTCTGGTGAAATTGACCGGCCCCGTCAAGGTGGTCAAAGTGCCCGTCGCCGGCCAGCCGGGTCGCTATGTCACCGGCCTGCTCCCCCTGGCCACGCCCGGTACGGGGCAGGGGAAAAGCGCTGCCAGGGGCGAGCGTCGGCGGACCCGGGCCCGCATGGTGGTCACCTTGATTGTGGCGGCACTCATCCTGGTGGTTGGCTCCGGTCTGCTGCTATTAGGCCATCTGCATAGCGGCCAGAAAATGGAACCACAGGGAAGCGCGACTCCGGGGCTGCAGTCAACAGCCTCGCCGATGGCCACCGCGGCCAATGCCAGTGATGTGCTCTTCTCTGATCCGCTGTCGCAGAATGTTCATGATTGGCCGACGACTCCTGCGGATACCTATGCCTTTAAGGATGGCGCCTATCATATCACTAACCATAGCCAGAAGGGGATCGCCGTTGTCCTCCAGTCTGCTCCTTTCACAGGACCGACGGGCTATAGCTTGACCATGCAGGAGGTTAAGGGCGACGATGCGAATATCAACAATTCGTTCGGCCTGATTCTGCGCTTCAGTCAGCAGACGCGCAGTGGCAAAACGGTAACGACCTTCTATAGCTTCGAGGTCCAGAACATCAAGGGCGGCGAGTACCGCTTCTATAAGTATGATGATAGCCGTGGCCCCAATAATGCCTGGGGTACACCGATCTGGCGCAAGAAGTTTGGAAGCGAATTTCACCAGGGACAGGGACCCAAGAACGTTAATACCTTGAAGGTCTTTGCCAATGGCTCTAACTTTACCTTCATTGTCAATGGCAAGGTCGTGGGTCAGACGAAGGATAGCTCGCTTCCTTCGGGTACCGTGGGTATGTTGGTCAATCTGAACGGGACGGAGGTCGCTTTTAAGAATCTGCTGATTACGCGCAATTAA
- the carB gene encoding carbamoyl-phosphate synthase (glutamine-hydrolyzing) large subunit produces MKKLRKVLVLGAGALKIGQAGEFDYSGSQALKALREEGVSTVLVNPNIATIQTSKELADQVYFLPVTPFFVERIIEKERPDGILLSFGGQTALNCGVELFKSGVLEKYQVEILGTPVTAIILTEDRQEFAEHLHQINIPTPVSKSAESLEEAQEIARTIGFPVMLRAGFALGGQGSGIAHNMEELRRIVTSALAFSPQVLVEQYLHHYKEVEYEVVRDAYDNCITVCNMENMDPLGIHTGESVVLAPSQTLTNSEYHTLRSAAIAIVRSLGIVGECNVQFALNPRTSEYYVIEVNARLSRSSALASKATGYPLAYVAAKLALGYALPELTNKVTGVTQACFEPSLDYVVVKIPRWDLDKFKGADQTIGTSMKSVGEVMGIGRTFEEAYQKAIRMLDLGLEGATSKRVFLGEESEDAIIDKYLYTPTPKRIFALPVALRNGFSIEEINEITGIDPWFLYRIQHIVKLEEELARDRELTATRLLLLKQAGLSDKRIGELVGKTELEIRALRQRYGVLPSVFQIDTLAGEFPSDTNYLYMTYNGQHHDVEPLGKESIVVLGSGPYRIGSSVEFDWSSVNTVQALKKYDKRSVVINCNPETVSTDYDMSDRLYFEELSFERIADICDFENPAGVIVSVGGQTPNNRVKALHDYGIPILGTSAEHIDQAENRSKFSQLLDELGIRQPAWDTFEAIEDILSFAERVGYPVLVRPSYVLSGSAMNVCYTPEQLERYTRYAAAVSPEHPVTVTKFFQKVKEVELDAVAQRGEIKAFVISEHVENAGVHSGDATIVLPPQTINTETLQRIEEAGRAIARALEITGPFNVQFLAKDNQVYVIEANLRASRTFPFISKVTGLNLIELFVDALFQEEIASVTLPPLTFTAVKAPQFSFSRLTGADPLLRVEMASTGEVACFGEDLEEAYLKAVIATGSHIPQKGIFISIGSEEKKQKFLETAKLLASLGLPLYATEKTCAFLRQHGIEAKMLFKIHEQREPNVLTYFRERKIDLAINVVDNYVMKEVDDNYTIRRAAVDYNIPLLTKVKQVRLFARAIVNKDLRTIPIKAWNEY; encoded by the coding sequence ATGAAAAAATTGCGCAAGGTCCTGGTTCTGGGGGCGGGGGCACTCAAAATTGGGCAAGCCGGGGAGTTCGACTACTCCGGCTCCCAGGCTCTCAAAGCGCTGCGCGAAGAAGGGGTCTCAACCGTTCTGGTTAACCCCAACATTGCGACCATTCAGACCTCCAAGGAGCTGGCCGACCAGGTCTACTTTCTGCCAGTCACGCCTTTCTTTGTGGAGCGCATCATCGAGAAGGAGCGCCCGGACGGCATTCTCCTCTCTTTCGGCGGGCAGACGGCGCTCAACTGCGGGGTCGAGCTCTTCAAGAGCGGCGTCCTGGAGAAGTATCAGGTCGAGATCCTGGGCACGCCGGTCACCGCCATTATTCTGACAGAAGATCGCCAGGAGTTCGCCGAACATCTGCACCAGATCAATATTCCAACGCCGGTCAGCAAAAGCGCGGAGTCCCTGGAGGAGGCGCAGGAAATTGCCCGAACGATCGGTTTCCCGGTGATGCTGCGGGCTGGCTTCGCGCTGGGAGGCCAGGGGTCAGGTATTGCTCACAATATGGAAGAGTTGAGGCGCATTGTCACCAGTGCCCTGGCCTTCTCTCCGCAGGTACTGGTCGAGCAATACTTGCACCACTACAAAGAGGTCGAGTATGAGGTTGTCCGTGATGCCTATGATAATTGCATCACGGTCTGCAACATGGAGAACATGGACCCGCTGGGCATCCACACCGGCGAGTCGGTGGTGCTGGCCCCCAGCCAGACGCTCACCAATAGCGAGTACCATACACTGCGCTCGGCGGCAATTGCCATTGTGAGGAGCCTGGGCATCGTCGGCGAGTGCAATGTGCAGTTTGCCCTCAATCCGCGCACATCCGAGTACTACGTCATCGAGGTCAACGCGCGCCTCTCGCGCAGCTCGGCTCTGGCCAGCAAGGCGACCGGCTATCCTCTGGCCTATGTTGCCGCCAAGCTGGCCCTCGGCTACGCGCTCCCTGAGCTGACCAATAAGGTCACGGGGGTGACACAGGCCTGCTTTGAGCCAAGCCTGGACTATGTGGTGGTCAAGATCCCTCGCTGGGACCTGGATAAGTTTAAGGGCGCCGATCAAACAATCGGCACCAGCATGAAGTCCGTTGGCGAGGTAATGGGCATTGGGCGTACCTTTGAGGAGGCCTATCAGAAGGCTATTCGCATGCTGGACCTCGGGCTTGAGGGGGCGACCTCCAAGCGGGTCTTTCTGGGAGAGGAGAGCGAGGACGCGATTATCGATAAGTATCTCTATACTCCCACTCCCAAGCGCATTTTTGCTCTGCCTGTCGCGCTGCGCAACGGCTTCTCGATTGAGGAGATCAATGAGATCACCGGCATCGATCCCTGGTTTTTGTATCGTATTCAACATATCGTCAAGCTGGAAGAGGAGCTTGCACGCGATCGAGAGCTGACCGCCACCCGTCTCTTGCTCCTGAAGCAAGCGGGCCTTTCTGATAAGCGTATTGGCGAGCTGGTCGGCAAGACCGAGCTGGAGATTCGGGCGCTGCGCCAGCGCTATGGAGTCCTGCCCTCCGTTTTTCAGATCGATACCCTGGCGGGCGAATTTCCGTCTGACACTAACTATCTGTACATGACCTATAATGGGCAGCATCACGATGTCGAGCCGTTGGGCAAGGAAAGCATAGTCGTGCTCGGCTCCGGCCCCTATCGGATTGGCTCCTCGGTAGAATTTGACTGGAGCAGCGTCAACACTGTGCAGGCCCTCAAGAAGTATGATAAGCGCTCCGTCGTCATCAACTGCAACCCAGAGACGGTTTCCACCGACTATGACATGTCGGATCGTCTCTACTTTGAGGAGCTGAGCTTTGAACGCATCGCCGATATCTGCGACTTTGAGAACCCTGCTGGGGTCATCGTCTCAGTCGGCGGGCAGACCCCCAATAACCGGGTCAAGGCTCTGCATGACTATGGTATTCCCATTCTGGGCACCTCGGCTGAGCACATCGACCAGGCCGAAAATCGCTCGAAATTCTCGCAATTGCTGGATGAGCTGGGCATTCGTCAGCCAGCCTGGGATACCTTCGAGGCCATCGAAGATATCCTCAGCTTTGCCGAGCGCGTTGGCTATCCGGTTCTGGTGCGTCCCTCGTACGTGCTCTCCGGCAGCGCCATGAATGTCTGCTACACTCCTGAGCAGCTGGAGCGCTACACCCGATATGCGGCTGCCGTCTCGCCCGAGCATCCGGTGACTGTCACCAAGTTCTTCCAGAAAGTCAAGGAGGTCGAGCTGGATGCGGTGGCCCAGCGAGGCGAGATCAAAGCCTTTGTGATCTCTGAGCATGTCGAAAATGCTGGTGTGCACTCTGGAGACGCGACGATCGTCCTGCCTCCCCAGACCATTAATACTGAGACTCTCCAACGCATCGAGGAGGCGGGGCGAGCCATTGCGCGCGCCCTGGAGATCACCGGACCTTTCAACGTTCAGTTCCTGGCCAAGGACAACCAGGTCTACGTGATCGAGGCGAACCTGCGCGCTTCGCGCACCTTCCCCTTCATCTCGAAGGTGACCGGCCTCAATCTGATCGAGCTGTTTGTGGATGCGCTCTTCCAGGAGGAGATCGCGTCTGTCACCCTGCCCCCTTTGACCTTTACAGCAGTGAAGGCGCCGCAGTTCTCGTTCTCGCGTCTCACGGGTGCCGATCCCTTGCTGCGGGTCGAGATGGCCTCGACGGGCGAAGTGGCCTGCTTTGGCGAGGATCTGGAGGAAGCCTATCTCAAGGCCGTCATTGCCACCGGTAGCCATATCCCCCAGAAGGGCATCTTCATCAGTATCGGTAGCGAGGAGAAGAAGCAGAAATTCCTGGAGACCGCCAAATTATTGGCTTCTCTGGGGCTGCCGCTCTATGCCACCGAGAAGACCTGCGCCTTCCTACGCCAGCATGGCATTGAGGCGAAGATGCTCTTCAAGATCCACGAGCAGAGAGAGCCAAATGTGCTGACGTACTTCCGCGAGCGCAAAATTGATCTTGCCATCAATGTAGTTGACAACTATGTAATGAAAGAAGTCGATGACAACTATACAATACGCCGTGCGGCAGTCGATTATAATATTCCGCTGCTGACCAAAGTCAAGCAAGTGCGTCTGTTCGCGCGGGCCATTGTCAACAAGGATCTGCGCACGATCCCCATCAAGGCCTGGAACGAGTATTGA
- the pyrB gene encoding aspartate carbamoyltransferase: protein MNQVITHPPGSLELISGDFRGKDILSLDQFSAADLYRVFALAREMKELVLASEPSQLLAGQLVALLFYEPSSRTFGSFAAAVKRLGGQTLDIQNPEVVSSVWKGESFEDTISVFGAYTQAIVLRHPRAGAAQRAAEVASVPVINAGDGNNEHPTQTLLDLFTIYERFGRLDHLKGLLAGDPLNSRTLHSLIRGLALFEGNTVYLLSSEALRLAREELRALRSRGIEIVEIHSERDIPTDCHFWYWTRIQKERLSSLDDYQQLAAASFQVTPALLAERANREMILMDPLPRVGTIDPAVDGDERAVYLRSQIRNGLYTRMALLALILGKA from the coding sequence ATGAATCAAGTGATCACTCATCCGCCTGGCTCACTTGAGCTGATCAGCGGAGATTTCAGGGGGAAAGATATCCTTTCTCTGGACCAATTTTCAGCTGCCGATCTGTATAGAGTCTTCGCACTGGCGCGCGAGATGAAGGAGTTGGTCCTTGCGAGTGAGCCTTCTCAGCTACTTGCTGGTCAACTCGTCGCCCTATTGTTCTATGAACCCTCCAGCCGGACCTTCGGCTCCTTTGCGGCTGCGGTCAAGCGGCTCGGTGGGCAAACGCTCGATATCCAGAATCCGGAGGTCGTCAGTTCGGTCTGGAAAGGGGAATCGTTTGAGGACACGATCAGCGTCTTCGGGGCCTATACGCAGGCGATTGTCCTGCGCCATCCGCGCGCGGGGGCGGCTCAGCGAGCGGCAGAGGTTGCCAGTGTCCCGGTGATTAATGCCGGCGATGGCAACAATGAGCATCCCACTCAGACGCTGCTCGACCTCTTTACGATCTATGAGCGTTTTGGACGTCTTGATCATCTGAAGGGCCTGCTGGCCGGTGATCCGCTCAACAGTCGTACCCTGCACTCGCTCATTCGTGGCCTGGCCCTCTTCGAGGGCAATACCGTCTATCTCCTCTCGTCCGAAGCGCTGCGCCTCGCGCGCGAAGAGCTGCGTGCGCTGAGGTCTCGCGGCATTGAAATCGTGGAGATCCACAGTGAGCGAGACATTCCAACTGACTGTCACTTCTGGTATTGGACACGTATTCAGAAAGAACGTCTTTCATCTCTCGATGACTATCAACAACTGGCTGCTGCTTCGTTCCAGGTGACACCGGCGTTACTGGCTGAGCGTGCCAATCGCGAGATGATACTCATGGACCCCTTGCCGCGTGTTGGAACGATCGATCCCGCTGTCGATGGCGATGAACGCGCGGTCTATCTGCGTTCCCAGATCAGGAACGGTTTGTACACCCGCATGGCCTTGCTGGCGTTGATTCTGGGGAAAGCGTAG
- the carA gene encoding glutamine-hydrolyzing carbamoyl-phosphate synthase small subunit, with the protein MQQNMVDRTFLVENSFADLSRFALDTGARRGRLVLEDGTTFEGTSFGYEASTAGEVVFCTGMVGYPEAMTDASYGGQILAMTYPLIGNYGVPQAAHWEGERIHIAGLIVSDYIDTPSHAQSAMTLRTWLQEQQVPALEIKDTRLLTRHIRTHGTMLGKIVLDDEDLPFYDPNLDNLVARVSCQQVERLGEGDLTIALLDCGTKHNIVRSLLRRNVRLVRVPWDYDLFAPANTFDFDGIVISNGPGDPKTVQKTIQTIQIALKRTIPMLGICLGHQLLALAAGGDTYKMKFGHRSQNQPCLLNDSKRCFITTQNHGFAVGTLPPGFAPWFINGNDGTNEGMIHHELPFFSVQFHPEARPGPMDTDWIFDHFLARVRIEKEARSSR; encoded by the coding sequence ATGCAGCAGAACATGGTAGATCGGACATTTCTGGTTGAAAACTCCTTTGCTGATCTCTCTCGCTTTGCGCTGGATACCGGTGCCCGCCGGGGGAGGCTGGTGCTGGAGGATGGCACGACCTTTGAAGGCACATCCTTCGGCTATGAGGCTTCCACCGCCGGTGAGGTTGTCTTTTGCACGGGCATGGTCGGCTACCCCGAGGCGATGACCGACGCCTCCTATGGGGGCCAGATCCTGGCTATGACCTATCCACTGATCGGCAACTATGGAGTGCCGCAGGCGGCGCACTGGGAAGGCGAGCGGATTCATATCGCTGGACTGATTGTCTCCGACTATATAGACACTCCCTCTCACGCCCAGAGCGCCATGACTCTGCGCACCTGGTTGCAAGAACAGCAGGTGCCGGCCCTGGAAATCAAGGATACCCGTCTCCTGACGCGACATATCCGTACGCATGGGACGATGCTGGGCAAAATTGTCCTCGACGATGAGGATCTGCCCTTCTATGACCCGAACCTCGACAACCTGGTAGCGCGTGTCTCATGCCAGCAGGTCGAGCGTCTGGGCGAGGGCGATCTCACCATTGCCTTGCTCGACTGCGGCACCAAGCACAATATTGTGCGCTCGCTGCTGAGACGCAATGTGCGCCTGGTTCGCGTCCCCTGGGACTATGATCTCTTTGCGCCGGCCAATACCTTTGACTTCGATGGAATCGTGATCTCCAATGGGCCTGGCGACCCAAAGACGGTGCAGAAGACGATCCAGACTATCCAGATCGCGCTGAAGCGGACTATCCCCATGCTGGGCATCTGTCTGGGCCACCAGCTCCTGGCCCTGGCCGCCGGCGGCGATACTTATAAGATGAAATTTGGGCACCGAAGCCAGAATCAGCCATGTCTGCTGAATGATAGCAAACGCTGCTTTATCACAACCCAAAATCATGGTTTTGCTGTTGGAACATTGCCGCCAGGATTTGCGCCCTGGTTTATTAATGGGAACGATGGCACCAACGAAGGCATGATCCATCACGAGCTTCCCTTCTTCTCTGTGCAGTTCCATCCAGAAGCAAGGCCCGGTCCAATGGATACCGATTGGATCTTTGATCACTTCCTCGCTCGCGTTCGCATTGAAAAGGAGGCTCGCAGCTCACGATGA